A single genomic interval of Arctopsyche grandis isolate Sample6627 chromosome 8, ASM5162203v2, whole genome shotgun sequence harbors:
- the LOC143915352 gene encoding uncharacterized protein LOC143915352, whose amino-acid sequence MASGDTEECVLIVGGIDDQAGLIEIYNLKTKRWSIFYNLGKKMKSFTSVVLDHNLFLLGGYYDNEVTNKVWCLDLNTKFLIEKNPPMNQKRQFATASVVDNVIYVIGGVDSDQKALDTVEKWNSATKTWDVVKSMRNKRFNHAAVSNNSEIIVIGGENDYMELNQVEIYCTETNDWREANPIDPYRSNLAAVSLTNKIYAIGGSSDVSTTDLLQQFDIGKNYWDNGLKKLPKTLAAHSAVVYQNNIICFGDENSKSILQYNPITPREWINIGDMPSNRRYYNALVANIKCNEENSKVNDVNERDESMPCNINRSESLDVTSTEYTEIHFQLDSEKASTSKEQSENTLESNNEQQKSNEVNDNVSTNTDTRRHTPGFVRDIEKGSKQISSVFNDGVSNIKRVYKKF is encoded by the exons atggctTCCGGCGATACTGAAGAATGTGTTTTAATTGTAGGAGGAATTGATGAT CAAGCCGGTTTGATtgaaatatacaatttaaaaacaaaaagatggtctatattttacaatttaggCAAAAAAATGAAATCTTTTACTTCTGTTGTGTTGGATCACAACTTGTTCTTGTTGGGTGGATATTATGATAACGAAGTCACAAATAAG GTATGGTGTTTGGATCTAAACACGAAATTCCTGATTGAAAAAAATCCACCAATGAATCAAAAAAGGCAATTTGCAACAGCTTCAGTTGTtgacaatgtaatttatgtaattgGAGGAGTCGATTCAGATCAAAAGGCACTTGATACAGTAGAGAA ATGGAATTCAGCAACCAAGACTTGGGATGTCGTTAAATCTATGCGTAATAAAAGATTCAATCACGCTGCAGTTTCTAATAATAGTGAGATTATAGTCATCGGAGGGGAAAATGATTATATGGAATTAAATCAAGTTGAAATTTATTGTACTGAGACGAATGATTGGAGGGAAGCTAATCCAATAGATCCATATCGATCTAATTTAGCT GCAGTTTCtctaacaaataaaatttatgcaaTAGGAGGTTCATCAGATGTTTCAACTACGGATTTGCTGCAACAATTCGATATAGGGAAAAATTATTGGGATAATGGGTTGAAAAAATTACCCAAAACGCTTGCTGCCCATAGTGCGGtagtttatcaaaataatattatatgtttcg gggatgaaaattcaaaatctaTTTTACAATACAATCCTATTACACCAAGAGAATGGATTAATATTGGAGATATGCCTAGCAATAGACGCTACTACAATGCATTAGTTGCAAATATTAAATGCAATGAAGAAAATTCG AAAGTAAATGATGTCAATGAACGTGATGAGAGCATGCCATGTAACATAAATCGATCGGAATCTTTGGATGTCACTTCTACCGAATATACAGAAATACACTTTCAATTAGATTCTGAAAAGGCAAGCACGTCAAAAGAACAATCTGAGAATACTTTAGAATCAAATAATGAACAGCAAAAATCAAATGAAGTCAATGATAATGTTTCAACAAACACTG atACACGTAGACATACTCCGGGATTCGTCCGAGATATCGAAAAAGGCAGTAAACAAATTTCATCAGTATTTAACGATGGAGTATCTAATATCAAAAGAGTATATAAAAAG TTTTGA